Genomic segment of Thermodesulfobium sp. 4217-1:
GAAGATTCAGTGCCCAGTCCTATCTCTATGGCCTTTGTAGCAGGAATAGAGGATATATGAAAAGAAATAATAGCAGACAATCTCTCATTGTATGAGGTATAGCTACCTATGCCAGGCACCACGTTCAACGCAAAAGCCAATACCCTTCCACCCAGGGTGTCGCCTTTGAGCTTTACGTCATCGACAAAAGATTTTACCCTGTCATCTTCTTCAGGATATGGGGTAAAAAAGATAGATTCCCTAGATTTCTTATAGCCATCTAAGAGATTGTCTGGAAGAGAGAAAGAGTGTTCTCCAATACCAATTACGAATGAACCAACCTTAACCCCAAAGTTTTCAAGCAATATCTCTGCCAAAGCGCCCGCTGCAACTCTTGAAGCCGTTTCTCTCGCAGAAGCCCTCTCCAAAACGTTTCTCATATCGTCAAAATTATATTTTAGAGCCCCAACAAGATCGGCATGACCAGGCCTTGCACTCAATACTTCCTTGCCTTGACCTGAAATTGGATCCATAAAATCAGACCAATTTTCATAGTCTTTGTTCTTAATCCAAAAGACCAAAGGAGATCCAAGAGTCTTGGAACCTCTTAGACCAGACAAAACCTCTACACAATCGCTTTCTATAGCCATACGACCGCCTCTGCCATATCCTGCCATACGCTCTTTTAGCCTTTTGTTTACCTTGTCCAGGTCTACAGTCAGCCCTGCTGGTATGCCCTTTATAAAAACTGTCAGGCCTTTTCCGTGAGATTCCCCTGCGCTTTCAAACTGAAAACTCAAACCCAATTTTCTCCTTGTTTTTTATTATTACATTATACACATTTTGTGGGAGTATTTCATCTAAACACCTATATCCCTCAGGGCACCTTTTCTTCATACACGGGCTGCAGTCCCTTGGACTTTGAATTGCAAAATATGGACCTTGAGGCAGCGACCAATTCGGCCTTGTCGGACCATAAAGTACTACTGCTGGAGTAGCGACACTAAATGCCATATGTAAAGGAGATGAATCGTTCGTCACAAGAAGCATTGCTTTTTCTATCAAGAGAATTGAAGAAAAATACGGCAGTTTTCCTATAAGGTTGTATACTCTTTCACCCTCAAATCCATATTCTTCCTCGCCTTTTGCACCAATTAGCGCAATAGAAACCTTGTTTTTAGAAGTTATAATTCTTGCTAATTCCTTAAAGTTTTCAATATCCCATCTCTTTAAGCTCTGACTGGCCGACGTAGCAAACACCACAAGAGGCTCATCCTTATAGCCAAGAGAATATAAATTTTCGTTCAAAGATTTCCTATCAAAGTCATTGAACAACAAATATGGTTTTTCTGGAATCTTATCAATTCCAATAGACTTCAAAATTCTTGCAAAATGAAAGTATGCGTGATCGTCCCCTCTTTGTTTGAGAGAGGGCATAGACTTTGTTTTAACTTTATATTTAAGCATTGTTAAAAGAATTGCCGATCTTCTATTGTCCTGAATGTCTACAACTATGTCAAAGGTTTTTTCTCTAAGTTTATTAGCAAGATTAAACACTGAAATATAACCTTTAAGCCCAGATCTGTCAATGCCAATAATTCTATTGGCAAGCGTTCTCCCCTCAAATACAGGTGCGAACTCATTGCCCATTATCCATGTTATATCTGAGTTTGGATATATGCTTTTCAAGAGAGCTATCACTCCTGAAGCCAATATTATGTCACCAAAAGAGCTAAATCTTATAAACAGAATTTTAGGACTCGACTCATCAAACTTTTTTTCGAATTTATTCAAATTATTTTTCATCTTCAATAACTTCTAAATAGATTTCCTCAACTCTTTTTGCTACGCTCTCCCAGCTAAACGCTTTGCTCCTTTCAAGAGCCCTTTTCGAAAGACTTTGCCTGCCCTCGCCATCATCTATAAGCCTCAAAAGAGATTTCACCCATAAACTTAGATCAGATTTTGGGAGAACAATAATTGAATTTTTGCCCATTTCAGAGACACAACCAACATCTGAGGCTACGCAGGCAAGGCCTGAGCTCATTGCTTCAAGAAGAACCAGTGGATAAACCTCTTTTATAGAAGGCAGGCAAAAAATATCGAAGGTTGGATATATGTCCTCTATATCGTCTCTTTTCCCCATAAAAATAACCCTTGATGAGATGTTTAGATTTCTTGCATCTTCTTCTAATACCTCTCTTAGCTCTCCATCCCCTACTATTACCAGTCGAGTTTGTATCGGAAGGTAGCTAAATACCTTAAGAAAGAAAGAAAAACCTTTAGCGCTGACCAGTCTGCCCACAAGACCTATTACAATTTCATTATTTGCTTTCTCTATATGCTTTGGTTTAAATTTTTCTGTATCAACGCCATTGCCAACTATTCTTATTTTTCTTATATCAACGCCTAATTCCTTCGTTACATAAACCTGATGAGTTGAGCAGAGCGCTATAACCACATTAGCAAAAGAAATAAGTTTTGAAAGTCTGTGAGGACTATAATTACCATGAGCTGTATAGACCACAGGTATTTTAAGAGCCTTGACCCATGGCAGAACAGCTAAGAATGGCATCCTTGAATGCACGTGAACAACGTCAGGGGAAAAATCTTTAAGAAGCCTTAGCAATCCAAATGAAGAGAGAAAGAGAGATACAGGATCTTTGCTGTGAAGAGGCAAACTCAATTGATCTCGTTCATCTGGTGTATGCCAAACAATTTTTACCTGATGACCGAATTTTATAAGCTCCCTTGAAAGCGAGATTATATGGCTGGAAACTCCCCCTGCATCTTTTTCGTGAGCAACAAGCAGTATCTTCATGCTACAAATTAAAAACGCCAAACATTTTTTTATCAGTAAGCGATATAAAATGATTGTAGCAAGTCATATTTTCTCCTCAAGTAAAATTTCTTAAAATTAACAATATTGTATACTATATTTTTCAAAAGGATAAAACTTAATCATTAACTAAATTTTAAACAATTTTCTAACTTTATCATATAGAATATCAGCGACCTCAAAATTTATTCTATTCTTTTTTATAATATCTCCTAATTCTTCAGGCTCTATCAACTTTATAAAACCCTGTTTTTCAAGGGTTTCAAATGAATTATCAAATTTTAACTTGCCCTTCTCGGGAATCCTTAAACAGTAACAAAAGACACCGCAATTAATGGCTTCGGTAATCATCGAGATAGAGTCTGCGGTAATGATTGCAAAATCAGAAATCTCAAAATAATATCTAAGTGGATTTGTCTTATCTTTGTGATAGTAAACAGAAAAATCAATTGGATAATTATTTTTCTCAATAAGCTCTTCAAGGTCCTGGGGGGTTCTTCTGGACGTGGATAGCAAATATCTATAAGCTTTCAAATTCTCATTTTTAAACAGAAGCTCCAAACCCTTTATGATTTCATCAGAATTAAAAGCGTGATGTTTACTATTCCCCCCAATAATAATTGATATCCATGGACCATTTGATTTAAGCCTTGATCTAAAATTTGATATTTCAGTGTCTTCTATCTTTTCTTTAAAGTATATGGCGCCAAATACACGATAAACTCCTGGATTATCTGGCGCTCTATCATGATAGGGCACGATTATCATATCAAAAATATCTGGTAAAAGCTTTGGGTAAAAGATTGATATTGTAGGCAAATCTGTAGCCCTTTTAAAAAGCGCCAGAAAGGGATGAACTCTATTCCCTGTGCCAATGGCGCCCACGTAGTTATCTGGATTTACTCCGAAAAATTTTATAAATAATTTTTTTGCAGTATCTCTACTAACAACGTTATCAAAAAGCCTCAAAAGTTCAGTTCTAAAATCAACAAATGGTATATTCTTTATTTCGTAATCCAAACCAACCGACCTTGCCAAAGACACAGACTGGTTATAGTGTCCAGGTCTTCCTTCAGAAATAATGATAATTTTCAAATATTTACCTTACTTCAAATGTTTTGGTGGCAATACCGGTAACTACCCATGGGAGATCGATATACTTCTTAAAAACAGGTGTAGGCTTTTCTTCATTGGATGATTGCGATGAATATATTTCTATAACTAATTGATTGTTTTTTGGCTTGTCGGTGAGAGATTTTACTAACTGGCCAAAGGTTTCGATAACTTCTTCTTTGGGTTTACTTGAACTATTATCAGTAGTAGTCTTAGCTCTCTGGGCGCTTGCCTCATCGCTTCCTCTTACTATTAAAGCGTAGCTACCCTTTGGCAATTTTGGATCTATAGATATGTTCTCGCTATAGGAGGCCTCTCGATATGGTCTTAGTGAAACTTCAAGCTTAATAGGCTCAGACTTCTTTGCCAGGTTGTCCATATTAACTTTGTCAACCTGAGCGCTCTTTATGCTGTTTGACATATCTATCTTAAAACCAATATATTCGGGAACTGCTTTTTTCAATGGGTTAGTTAATATCTTGTATAACATTTCATCTAATTCAAGAACGCTTTTATAGGATATATCATCAGGATCAGAATACATATTTGTTCTTTCTATGGTAGTGCCATCGGAAAGCCTTATGGTAATATCAGCTGTGCTAGAGCCACCATGTTGGCTCAAAAGCGAGTCGTCAAGCGACTGCAAAACAACTTTAGAAGCATATTTTAGAAGCATATCCTCATTTTCAGGTATTTGAACAAAGAAGCTATGTTCTCCATTCGAATTTACGTTAACGTCAATTGTAGTAGTGGGAGGCAGAGTACCAAGATATGCGGCTATACCATAAGATCTATCCTGAACAACTTTTCCTACAGGAGATATTATAGATGCCACCTTAAAGGGCAAGATCGGGCTTTTTATTGTGTAATATGTATAAGCTGATGACAAAAAATAATCCACATTTCCAGCATCTGTTGCAGGGTGTCCAAAAGCTAAGATTTTATTACCATCAATTTCAGTAAGAGTTCCTACAGCTCCAAGCTCCACAGATCCCCTTGCAAACTGAACAGCAATAGGAGCGCCCGGCTGAGCTGTCCACTCATGAGAAGTCTCAGAGGAAACGTCTGAAACTAAAGGCATCTCTTTTTTTAACATAGAGAGAACTCTGCCAGAAAAACCTTTTTCGTAATATAAAACGCAAGGCATTTGAACTAAAACGCCCTTTTCATTTGTCGGCACTCTTGAAACAGCAGTAAAGGATGTCCCGTTAAGAACTACAGGTTTTTCAAGCTCGCTAACTTCCGGAGATTTTTTTTCATAATCCCAAAGAGTTCTCATCGCTTCTATTGGGGTAACCAATCCAATATGAGGGTCTGCGTTCTGAAAGGTTGCAGAAATAGCGCCAATCAATTTGCCATTTATATAAACGGGACTCCCGCTCATACCCTCAGCAATACCGCCTGTAAAGTCAATAGCCGAACCCCAGACTTTTATTAAATACGATGGATACAAACCAGGGTTGTTAACTATACCTATTACTTCTATATTGAAGGTTGAAATATCAGATCCCTTAATAGTAGTCTTTGCAATTCCAATATCGCCAACCTGAACAGCATAGGCACAAGAGCTCATCAATAAAAATATTGCAACAAAAAAACCAACTAACCTTTTCAAAATTACCTCCTAAAAGTTAATCAACATCATAAAACTTAATTATAACCTAAATATATAACAACTAATCCAATCTATAAATAGAAGACTTTAAAGGGACCTCTCTAAATCAACGTAATCATAAACCTTACATGAAGTAGTTTAAACTTCCATTACAAACTACCTCAAATTATCACTACAAAATACTTTCTTATGATGACTCCATAAATTAACTTATTCCGACTTTTTTTTACCCTATTAATAAGCCAGAATAATATCAAAGATAAAAATTAGTAATGAAAGGTGGTTAGCAAGATGACTAAGCAGGATAGAAATATTTTTGTTGTTCTCAGAGATGGAAAGCAAAACCAGTTATCACTGATTAAGGAAACAAGAAATTATATAGCAACGAATAACACTTCTAAGATCTATTTATTGAGAATCGTAGACAGATCAGAGGACATTGGAGTCTTCAACCCTGAAGCAGAAGAAGCTATTGTTACAAAGGCTGAAAATGATATCTCAAGATTCTTGAGTGAACTTAGCAATATCAATTGTCAGTTAGAAAAGGTAGTAAAGATAGGATCTTACCAGGACAGAATCGAAGAGTTGGTAAATAAGTACAACCCTGAAGCAATAATAGTCCAGAGCTCTAAGATGAGCGGAATAAAGAAGATTTTTCTTGGAAGTACAACAGCAGATGTAATAAACAATGCACACTGCCCAGTAATTGTAGTCGGTTCTTAAAAAATCTAAAAATAAAATTTATTAATAATCTAAGGAGGGAGAAAAATGAAGAAGGAAAACAACAAAAAGACCATACCTCTAGTTATGTGGGGCGCTCTTTCGTTAAGTTCTTATCTAATGATTTATCTATTTCAGACAGATTTGTTGTTTTATACCACAAGAGGCGGATTCTTTTCAGCAGTTCCAATACTTTTTGCCTTTTACTTTTCTTTTGTGCATGGAGCTTTTGCAAGTTATTTATTACCATTTATTGGCGTTGAAGCAATAACAAAGAAGGAGGCTCACTAAAATGGAAGCAAATTCTATGGGGATCTTGTCAAACTTTATCACACTTGATCCAGCAAATATTCTTTTCCTATTGTTTGTCGGCTTTGTTGGAGGATTGGTTAGCGGCTTTATAGGTTCTGGCGGAGCATTTGTTCTTACACCGGGGATGATGAGCATTGGAGTTCCAGGAACAATAGCAGTTGCAAGCAATATGTGCCACAAGTTTCCAAAATCAATGGTTGGAGCATATAAGAGGTGGAAGTATGGTCAAGTAGATATAAAGTTAGGTCTTGTTATGGCAATATCAGCCATACTTGGAGTCCAGGTAGGCATACAAATCCAAGAAGTAATATTGAAGACTTGGGGAAATGCAGGGTCAAACCTTTATGTTAGTACTATGTTCATAATCGTTTTAACAATAGTCGGTGCGTATGTGTTTAAGGATGCACTAAATATGGCAAAGTCAAAGAACGCAAAGGAAGAGACGACTGCCCTTGCAAAGAGGATACAGAGCATAAACATACCGCCAATGATATATTTTGGCAAGGTAGGAGCAAAGATATCCTTCTGGGTTACCTTCCCAATCGGGTTTTGCACAGGACTTCTTGCGGCCACAATAGCGGTAGGAGGATTCATCGGAGTTCCAGGAATGATTTATGTATTGGGCGCAACTAGCACTGTAGGAACAGCAACAGAGTTGGTAATAGCATTTGTAATGGGTTTGGTTGGATCTGTAAAGTGGGCGATGAGCGGAATGATAGATATTAGATTAACTCTTATAATTCTTGCAGGATCGTTAATAGGAGTACAGATAGGAGCTGCTGCTACTACATTTGTAAAGCCATATCTTATAAAGTTTGTAATGGGTTTTATAATGCTCCTGGTTGCAGGCTCAAGGATACTTGCAGTCCCTCAGTACCTAAATGAATTGAATATTGTGCCTATGGAAAAGCAGGTCTTAACGGCTCTTGATCAAACCAGTTTTATAATAATGAGCTTAACTCTTCTTGCTGGAGCGCTAATAATAGTCTTTAGCATGATCAGGGGAAAGAGAGAAATCAAAAGAGCAAATGCTATTGCAGAAGTGAGAGTTAATGATTAGAATATATATATGTATAAAAAATTATTAGTTGCATACGACGGTTCACTGAGTAGCAAAAGCGCATTAAAGGAGGCACTAGAAATAAGTGCCTCCTTTGACTCATATATCACGCTCATAAGCGTCTTCGATCTGCCAACAGAAATATTCGGCATCTCATCACTAGAATCAGAAAGAATAGAGTCTGAATTGTTCACAATGCTCTTAAGTGCTTTTGAACAAGCAAAAGAAAAAAACAAAAAAATAAATGCCTACTTCGCAACGATTGCAGGGGACAATGCAACCTATACAAATATTGAATCAAACGAAAAAATTCAAATACCAAAAAAGGTACGCTCACCCGATTATGCAATAGTATCATTTTCAGAATTCTTAAAACCCGATTTAATACTCATAGGAACAAAAGGTTACAATAGGGTAATAAACGTTGGCAGCGTAACAGTAGGCGTAATAAGAGATGCACCTTGTGATGTCTTGACGATCAAGAATTACAAAAAAGGTCCATTCGAAGAAAAATATAAAAATATTCTCCTTGCTTTTGACGGTTCTGAAACTTCTATAAACGCCTTAAAAAGATCTATAACAATAGCAAAAAGGTTTAAATGGGAAATTACTGCAATTCACGTATACCCACTTCTCACTGAGATAAATCTTTTTTCGAGCGTTCACACAAAAGAGATTTTGCTCCAAACCTCAAAGCAAATTCTCGAAAGAGCAAGAGAAATTGCATATAAAGAAGATTTTCCCATCTACACCCATTCAGGCGGTTTTGGGGATCCAGCACAATATATCGTAAATTACGCTAC
This window contains:
- a CDS encoding ELM1/GtrOC1 family putative glycosyltransferase, giving the protein MKIIIISEGRPGHYNQSVSLARSVGLDYEIKNIPFVDFRTELLRLFDNVVSRDTAKKLFIKFFGVNPDNYVGAIGTGNRVHPFLALFKRATDLPTISIFYPKLLPDIFDMIIVPYHDRAPDNPGVYRVFGAIYFKEKIEDTEISNFRSRLKSNGPWISIIIGGNSKHHAFNSDEIIKGLELLFKNENLKAYRYLLSTSRRTPQDLEELIEKNNYPIDFSVYYHKDKTNPLRYYFEISDFAIITADSISMITEAINCGVFCYCLRIPEKGKLKFDNSFETLEKQGFIKLIEPEELGDIIKKNRINFEVADILYDKVRKLFKI
- the aroC gene encoding chorismate synthase; its protein translation is MSFQFESAGESHGKGLTVFIKGIPAGLTVDLDKVNKRLKERMAGYGRGGRMAIESDCVEVLSGLRGSKTLGSPLVFWIKNKDYENWSDFMDPISGQGKEVLSARPGHADLVGALKYNFDDMRNVLERASARETASRVAAGALAEILLENFGVKVGSFVIGIGEHSFSLPDNLLDGYKKSRESIFFTPYPEEDDRVKSFVDDVKLKGDTLGGRVLAFALNVVPGIGSYTSYNERLSAIISFHISSIPATKAIEIGLGTESSRMLGSSFHDEFTKEQSPSSNNLYAGLNQYLPKGIFRKSNFAGGIEGGMSNGEPIIIKSFMKPIPSTAKPLNGLDIRSMKIEEASYQRSDVLAIAAYSVIVSMQLSIALADCYLKKFGSDNMSETLDNFARYKEYLLKRLLT
- a CDS encoding universal stress protein yields the protein MYKKLLVAYDGSLSSKSALKEALEISASFDSYITLISVFDLPTEIFGISSLESERIESELFTMLLSAFEQAKEKNKKINAYFATIAGDNATYTNIESNEKIQIPKKVRSPDYAIVSFSEFLKPDLILIGTKGYNRVINVGSVTVGVIRDAPCDVLTIKNYKKGPFEEKYKNILLAFDGSETSINALKRSITIAKRFKWEITAIHVYPLLTEINLFSSVHTKEILLQTSKQILERAREIAYKEDFPIYTHSGGFGDPAQYIVNYATEEDYDMVVLGTQNPNTVKKVLIGSIAYRIISEADFPVYCIPIKSSKTKKSN
- a CDS encoding glycosyltransferase family 4 protein, which translates into the protein MKILLVAHEKDAGGVSSHIISLSRELIKFGHQVKIVWHTPDERDQLSLPLHSKDPVSLFLSSFGLLRLLKDFSPDVVHVHSRMPFLAVLPWVKALKIPVVYTAHGNYSPHRLSKLISFANVVIALCSTHQVYVTKELGVDIRKIRIVGNGVDTEKFKPKHIEKANNEIVIGLVGRLVSAKGFSFFLKVFSYLPIQTRLVIVGDGELREVLEEDARNLNISSRVIFMGKRDDIEDIYPTFDIFCLPSIKEVYPLVLLEAMSSGLACVASDVGCVSEMGKNSIIVLPKSDLSLWVKSLLRLIDDGEGRQSLSKRALERSKAFSWESVAKRVEEIYLEVIEDEK
- a CDS encoding sulfite exporter TauE/SafE family protein codes for the protein MEANSMGILSNFITLDPANILFLLFVGFVGGLVSGFIGSGGAFVLTPGMMSIGVPGTIAVASNMCHKFPKSMVGAYKRWKYGQVDIKLGLVMAISAILGVQVGIQIQEVILKTWGNAGSNLYVSTMFIIVLTIVGAYVFKDALNMAKSKNAKEETTALAKRIQSINIPPMIYFGKVGAKISFWVTFPIGFCTGLLAATIAVGGFIGVPGMIYVLGATSTVGTATELVIAFVMGLVGSVKWAMSGMIDIRLTLIILAGSLIGVQIGAAATTFVKPYLIKFVMGFIMLLVAGSRILAVPQYLNELNIVPMEKQVLTALDQTSFIIMSLTLLAGALIIVFSMIRGKREIKRANAIAEVRVND
- a CDS encoding SpoIVB peptidase S55 domain-containing protein; amino-acid sequence: MKRLVGFFVAIFLLMSSCAYAVQVGDIGIAKTTIKGSDISTFNIEVIGIVNNPGLYPSYLIKVWGSAIDFTGGIAEGMSGSPVYINGKLIGAISATFQNADPHIGLVTPIEAMRTLWDYEKKSPEVSELEKPVVLNGTSFTAVSRVPTNEKGVLVQMPCVLYYEKGFSGRVLSMLKKEMPLVSDVSSETSHEWTAQPGAPIAVQFARGSVELGAVGTLTEIDGNKILAFGHPATDAGNVDYFLSSAYTYYTIKSPILPFKVASIISPVGKVVQDRSYGIAAYLGTLPPTTTIDVNVNSNGEHSFFVQIPENEDMLLKYASKVVLQSLDDSLLSQHGGSSTADITIRLSDGTTIERTNMYSDPDDISYKSVLELDEMLYKILTNPLKKAVPEYIGFKIDMSNSIKSAQVDKVNMDNLAKKSEPIKLEVSLRPYREASYSENISIDPKLPKGSYALIVRGSDEASAQRAKTTTDNSSSKPKEEVIETFGQLVKSLTDKPKNNQLVIEIYSSQSSNEEKPTPVFKKYIDLPWVVTGIATKTFEVR
- a CDS encoding glycosyltransferase family 9 protein encodes the protein MKNNLNKFEKKFDESSPKILFIRFSSFGDIILASGVIALLKSIYPNSDITWIMGNEFAPVFEGRTLANRIIGIDRSGLKGYISVFNLANKLREKTFDIVVDIQDNRRSAILLTMLKYKVKTKSMPSLKQRGDDHAYFHFARILKSIGIDKIPEKPYLLFNDFDRKSLNENLYSLGYKDEPLVVFATSASQSLKRWDIENFKELARIITSKNKVSIALIGAKGEEEYGFEGERVYNLIGKLPYFSSILLIEKAMLLVTNDSSPLHMAFSVATPAVVLYGPTRPNWSLPQGPYFAIQSPRDCSPCMKKRCPEGYRCLDEILPQNVYNVIIKNKEKIGFEFSV
- a CDS encoding universal stress protein; translated protein: MTKQDRNIFVVLRDGKQNQLSLIKETRNYIATNNTSKIYLLRIVDRSEDIGVFNPEAEEAIVTKAENDISRFLSELSNINCQLEKVVKIGSYQDRIEELVNKYNPEAIIVQSSKMSGIKKIFLGSTTADVINNAHCPVIVVGS